A genomic region of Pseudomonadota bacterium contains the following coding sequences:
- a CDS encoding DUF1192 domain-containing protein, translating to MDFDDEDLPRKAKPKPKDLGCLGIEELKSYIAELEHEIARAKETIRAKQKHGAGAEGLFRK from the coding sequence ATGGACTTCGACGACGAAGATTTGCCACGGAAGGCAAAGCCGAAGCCTAAGGATCTCGGCTGCCTGGGTATCGAGGAGCTAAAAAGTTACATCGCCGAGCTGGAGCACGAGATTGCGCGCGCGAAAGAAACGATCCGCGCCAAGCAAAAGCACGGCGCCGGTGCCGAGGGCCTTTTCCGAAAATAG
- a CDS encoding cell cycle transcriptional regulator TrcR, with product MPKPLMPKATAVWLIENTTLTFEQIADFCGLHSLEVQGIADEEVAIGIVGANPVEAGELTLEEIERCQGDPSARLVIVKPSLPMPVARAKGPRYTPVAKRQDRPDAIAWLLSHHSELSDAQMSRLVGTTKPTIAAIRERTHWNIQNLKPQSPVKFGLCTHTELQNEIEKAERAAERRKVREARAAKAAAGPQSGETAEAESETAAETPAPTTRTLPGAWQPHLPATTAPDEETDTALAEDERMNGNG from the coding sequence ATGCCGAAACCCCTCATGCCAAAGGCAACGGCCGTCTGGCTGATCGAGAACACGACGCTCACCTTCGAGCAGATTGCCGATTTCTGCGGGCTGCATAGTCTGGAGGTGCAGGGCATCGCGGACGAGGAAGTGGCGATCGGGATCGTCGGCGCCAACCCCGTCGAGGCCGGCGAACTCACCCTGGAAGAGATCGAGCGTTGCCAAGGGGACCCCTCGGCCCGGCTCGTGATAGTGAAGCCATCCTTGCCGATGCCGGTCGCCCGGGCGAAAGGACCACGCTACACGCCGGTGGCCAAACGCCAAGACCGCCCGGACGCCATTGCCTGGCTGCTGAGTCACCATTCCGAATTGAGCGACGCCCAAATGTCGCGCTTGGTCGGCACGACGAAGCCAACCATCGCCGCCATTCGCGAGCGCACCCATTGGAACATCCAGAACCTGAAGCCGCAAAGCCCGGTGAAGTTCGGCCTTTGCACCCATACGGAACTGCAAAACGAGATCGAAAAAGCGGAGCGGGCGGCGGAAAGACGCAAGGTGCGCGAGGCCCGTGCTGCAAAGGCCGCCGCGGGGCCCCAATCCGGGGAGACGGCGGAAGCGGAAAGCGAAACGGCGGCGGAAACCCCCGCTCCGACGACAAGAACGCTGCCCGGCGCGTGGCAGCCGCATCTGCCCGCCACGACGGCCCCGGACGAAGAGACGGACACGGCCCTTGCGGAAGACGAACGGATGAACGGGAACGGCTAG
- a CDS encoding OmpA family protein translates to MFPHPLFRIGIGALLLSGAPALAEPSTVVIGGSGKPAVTVDMGVLETLDRPTMRRYLLMPGSGPANDGRVELRRPGSLAAGSGTTPPAPEPAESESATLSPPAEPVMAPVETAVPPPPARPVVEIPLTPPPLAQPKIAPPKEVVSAPAPVPAPVPVPAPASVPVPVKPVVETPLTQPKVAPPKEVVSTPAPAPVPVKPVVETPLAQPPLTQPKVAPPKEVVSAPAPAPAPVPVPVKPVVETPLTQPKVAPPKEVVSTPAPAPAPVPVKPVVETPLTPPPPVKLTEPKSFPLPEAKPQTSAAAVPAKRPEQAEEVASLLPPASAFKAGEPLRLAFGSESALLSDTAKIALESFARQLKEKPSLRIQLLAYASGTQETALQARRLSLSRALVVRSHLIEQGISSIRMDVRALGNKAEGEPSDRVDLVIANDE, encoded by the coding sequence ATGTTCCCTCACCCTCTTTTCCGCATTGGCATCGGCGCACTCCTGTTGTCTGGGGCGCCGGCGTTAGCCGAGCCATCTACCGTCGTCATCGGCGGCAGCGGCAAGCCGGCCGTCACGGTCGACATGGGCGTGCTGGAGACGCTCGACCGCCCCACCATGAGGCGTTATCTGCTTATGCCGGGATCGGGACCGGCCAACGACGGCCGCGTCGAGTTGCGACGGCCGGGCAGCCTAGCAGCCGGGTCGGGGACGACCCCGCCAGCTCCGGAGCCGGCCGAGTCTGAATCTGCAACCCTATCGCCGCCGGCCGAGCCCGTTATGGCACCGGTTGAGACGGCGGTCCCGCCGCCGCCGGCCAGGCCGGTCGTTGAAATACCGCTGACCCCGCCGCCGCTGGCCCAGCCGAAGATAGCGCCGCCGAAAGAGGTGGTCTCGGCCCCGGCCCCAGTCCCAGCCCCAGTCCCGGTCCCAGCCCCAGCCTCGGTCCCGGTCCCGGTGAAGCCGGTCGTTGAAACGCCGCTGACCCAGCCGAAGGTAGCGCCGCCGAAAGAGGTGGTCTCGACCCCAGCCCCAGCCCCGGTCCCGGTGAAGCCGGTCGTTGAAACGCCGCTGGCCCAGCCGCCGCTGACCCAGCCGAAGGTAGCGCCGCCGAAAGAGGTGGTCTCGGCCCCGGCCCCGGCCCCGGCCCCAGTCCCGGTCCCGGTGAAGCCGGTCGTTGAAACGCCGCTGACCCAGCCGAAGGTAGCGCCGCCGAAAGAGGTGGTCTCGACCCCAGCCCCAGCCCCAGCCCCGGTCCCGGTGAAGCCGGTCGTTGAAACGCCGCTGACCCCGCCGCCGCCCGTCAAGCTGACGGAGCCGAAGTCGTTCCCGCTGCCGGAGGCAAAACCGCAGACCAGCGCGGCGGCTGTCCCGGCCAAGCGGCCGGAGCAAGCCGAAGAAGTGGCTAGTCTTTTGCCGCCGGCGTCCGCCTTCAAGGCCGGCGAGCCGCTGCGCCTCGCGTTCGGAAGCGAAAGCGCGCTGCTGTCCGATACCGCCAAGATCGCGCTCGAAAGCTTCGCCCGCCAATTGAAGGAAAAGCCCAGCTTGAGGATCCAGCTTCTGGCCTATGCCAGCGGCACCCAGGAAACCGCGCTCCAGGCGCGGCGGCTGTCCCTTTCCCGCGCCTTGGTCGTGCGTTCCCACCTGATCGAGCAAGGCATATCGAGCATCCGGATGGATGTCCGCGCGCTCGGCAACAAGGCCGAGGGTGAGCCGTCCGATCGCGTCGACCTCGTCATCGCGAACGACGAATAA
- a CDS encoding 5-(carboxyamino)imidazole ribonucleotide synthase — protein sequence MRNSVLPPGATIGIFGGGQLGRMTALAAAKLGYRTHIFDPEADCPAAQVTPYRTVAAYADLEALAKFAGAIDVATFEFENVPAAALAGVEARVPVRPKREILCIAQDRLREKDFLRGIGVPTVAYGRVETAADIGRLAPEIGWPAVLKGAQLGYDGKGQRLLDATTDAAAVWRELDAECAILESWVDFKCEISVLVARGLRGETATFTPAENRHENHVLRETIAPATCAPETSRKAQAVAEKIAVALDLEGLLAVEFFVTKENGLLVNELAPRPHNSGHWTMDACATSQFEQFVRAIAGLPLGATERHSDAVMTNLLGAEVERWREIAAEPGASLHLYGKKEARPGRKMGHVTKLLPKTGP from the coding sequence ATGAGGAATTCGGTCCTGCCACCGGGCGCAACGATCGGCATCTTCGGCGGCGGGCAGCTTGGCCGGATGACGGCGCTGGCGGCGGCCAAGCTTGGCTATCGCACCCATATCTTCGACCCCGAAGCGGACTGCCCGGCCGCCCAGGTCACGCCGTACCGCACGGTTGCCGCCTACGCCGACCTGGAGGCGCTGGCGAAATTCGCCGGCGCAATCGATGTCGCGACCTTCGAATTCGAGAACGTACCGGCGGCGGCCCTGGCTGGCGTCGAGGCCCGGGTACCGGTCCGGCCGAAAAGAGAAATCCTCTGCATCGCCCAGGACCGCCTCCGGGAAAAAGACTTCCTGCGCGGGATCGGCGTGCCGACGGTCGCCTACGGGCGGGTGGAAACGGCGGCGGACATCGGCCGCCTGGCGCCTGAGATCGGCTGGCCGGCGGTCCTCAAAGGGGCGCAACTCGGCTATGACGGCAAGGGCCAGCGCCTCCTCGACGCGACGACGGACGCGGCGGCCGTCTGGCGCGAGCTTGACGCGGAGTGCGCCATTCTCGAATCCTGGGTCGATTTCAAATGCGAAATATCCGTTCTCGTCGCGCGCGGCCTGCGTGGCGAAACGGCGACGTTTACCCCGGCCGAGAACCGGCACGAAAACCACGTTCTCCGCGAGACAATCGCGCCCGCCACCTGCGCGCCGGAAACCAGCCGGAAAGCGCAGGCCGTCGCGGAAAAGATCGCCGTCGCACTCGACCTCGAAGGCCTGCTCGCGGTCGAGTTCTTCGTCACCAAAGAAAACGGGCTTCTGGTGAACGAGCTTGCCCCGCGCCCCCACAATTCCGGCCACTGGACGATGGATGCCTGCGCGACCAGCCAGTTCGAACAGTTCGTCCGCGCCATTGCCGGCCTTCCTCTGGGCGCGACGGAACGCCATTCGGACGCCGTCATGACGAATTTGCTAGGCGCGGAGGTCGAACGCTGGCGGGAGATCGCCGCCGAACCGGGGGCAAGCCTCCATCTCTACGGCAAGAAAGAAGCGCGCCCGGGCCGCAAGATGGGACACGTCACGAAGCTCTTGCCGAAGACCGGCCCTTAG
- the purE gene encoding 5-(carboxyamino)imidazole ribonucleotide mutase has protein sequence MGSKKPLVGILMGSQSDWQTMRHAAEALEELGVPYEKKIVSAHRTPKRLYDYAAAARERGLKVLIAGAGGAAHLPGMVAALTALPVLGVPVETKTLKGLDSLLSIAQMPGGVPVGTLAVGKAGAKNAGLLAAAILALSDPRVAKTLDAWRKKQTAGVAKTPSD, from the coding sequence ATGGGATCGAAAAAACCGCTGGTCGGCATTCTGATGGGCAGCCAGTCCGACTGGCAAACCATGCGGCACGCCGCCGAAGCCCTTGAGGAACTTGGCGTTCCTTACGAAAAGAAGATCGTCTCCGCCCACCGCACGCCGAAGCGGCTTTACGACTACGCGGCGGCGGCTCGCGAGCGGGGTCTTAAGGTGCTGATCGCCGGCGCCGGCGGAGCCGCCCACCTGCCCGGCATGGTCGCTGCCCTGACAGCCCTTCCGGTCCTCGGCGTGCCGGTCGAAACGAAGACGCTGAAAGGCCTCGACAGCCTGCTTTCGATCGCCCAGATGCCCGGCGGCGTACCGGTCGGCACGTTAGCCGTCGGCAAGGCGGGCGCCAAGAACGCCGGACTCCTTGCCGCCGCCATCCTCGCCCTTTCCGACCCAAGGGTGGCAAAGACGCTTGACGCCTGGCGCAAAAAACAAACGGCGGGCGTCGCCAAGACGCCCAGCGACTGA
- a CDS encoding inositol monophosphatase family protein — protein MAVHSALINVMETAARKAARSLVRDFGEVEQLQVSKKGPGDFVTNADIKSEAILRKELRRARPDYGLLLEEGGAEAGSDPANTWLVDPLDGTSNFLHGIPHFSITIALKRDDAIVAGVILDPIKDEFFWAERGSGAFLNTRRLRVSARKRLEDALLAYGEPFGGREGKEAFARVLPMVMERTAGIRRSGAAAQDLAYVAAGRFDGYWEKGLKPWDMAAGILLVQEAGGYVTEIEGGKHMLQSGSVLATNAHLYPTVADLLRSAYAGTSP, from the coding sequence ATGGCCGTCCACTCCGCCCTTATCAACGTCATGGAGACCGCCGCCCGCAAGGCCGCGCGGTCGCTTGTGCGGGACTTCGGCGAGGTCGAGCAGTTGCAGGTCTCGAAGAAGGGACCGGGCGATTTCGTGACGAACGCCGATATCAAGTCCGAGGCGATCCTGCGCAAGGAGTTACGCCGCGCCCGCCCCGACTACGGCCTGCTGCTTGAAGAAGGCGGGGCGGAAGCCGGCAGCGACCCGGCGAACACCTGGCTCGTCGATCCGCTCGATGGAACATCGAATTTCCTGCACGGGATTCCCCACTTCAGCATCACGATCGCGCTGAAGCGCGACGACGCGATCGTCGCGGGGGTCATCCTGGACCCCATCAAGGACGAATTTTTCTGGGCGGAACGGGGCAGCGGCGCCTTCCTGAACACCCGGCGGCTTCGCGTTTCGGCCCGCAAGCGCCTTGAAGACGCGCTGCTTGCCTATGGCGAACCCTTCGGCGGCCGCGAGGGCAAGGAAGCCTTCGCCCGCGTCCTTCCCATGGTAATGGAGCGAACGGCCGGCATTCGCCGGTCGGGCGCGGCGGCGCAGGATTTGGCCTATGTCGCGGCGGGCCGGTTCGACGGCTACTGGGAAAAGGGCTTGAAACCCTGGGACATGGCCGCCGGCATCCTCCTCGTCCAGGAGGCGGGCGGCTACGTGACGGAGATCGAGGGCGGCAAACACATGCTGCAATCGGGAAGCGTGCTGGCCACCAACGCCCATCTCTACCCCACCGTCGCCGACCTTCTGCGGTCGGCTTATGCCGGAACCAGCCCTTGA
- a CDS encoding ABC transporter transmembrane domain-containing protein, which translates to MNAQATPPAGPEGGGKKELRHLRRLGPFLRPYALGILGAFLALTLAAATVLVLGIGLRTLVDEGFRGGNVALLDQALMALLGVIVLLAVATYGRFYLVSWVGERVVADIRREVFSHILRLSPSFFEVTKTGELLSRLTTDTTLLQTVVGASLSMALRNVLLLVGGLALLAVTSPRLTLLVALGVPLVVVPILVIGRRVRRLSRASQDRVADVGAYVEESINAVRTVQAFGHEAIDRARFTGRVEDAFRVGMHRVRVRAWLTVLVLVLVFGAIGCILWVGGRDVLAGDLSAGELAAFVFYAVVVAGSVGAISEVIGDLQRAAGATERLMDLLALRPDIEAPLNPVSLPVPPKGAVAFERVTFAYPSRPERPALRDFTLAIAPGEKLALVGPSGAGKSTVFQLLLRFYDPQEGRIALDGVALKDADLAEIRARLGLVPQDPVIFSANAWENIRYGRPQATDAEVRRAAEAANAAEFLDRLAKGFDTFLGERGVRLSGGQKQRIAIARAILRNPAVLLLDEATSALDSESEWVVQGALETLMAGRTTLVIAHRLSTVLTADRIVVLKDGAITAIGTHAELLKTSPLYARLAELQFEPDLLRSSSEAAS; encoded by the coding sequence TTGAACGCGCAAGCCACACCGCCCGCCGGCCCCGAAGGGGGGGGCAAAAAGGAGCTTCGGCATCTTCGCCGCCTCGGGCCCTTCCTGCGGCCTTATGCGCTTGGCATCCTTGGCGCCTTCCTGGCGCTTACCCTCGCCGCCGCCACCGTGCTCGTCCTCGGCATCGGGCTTCGCACCCTTGTGGATGAAGGCTTCCGCGGCGGCAACGTCGCGTTGCTTGATCAGGCGCTTATGGCGCTGCTTGGCGTCATCGTGCTCTTGGCGGTGGCGACCTATGGGCGGTTCTATCTCGTTTCCTGGGTGGGTGAACGGGTCGTCGCCGATATCCGCCGCGAGGTTTTCTCGCACATCCTTCGCCTGAGCCCAAGTTTCTTCGAGGTCACGAAGACCGGCGAGCTGCTTTCGCGTTTGACGACGGACACGACCTTGCTGCAGACCGTCGTCGGCGCCTCCCTTTCAATGGCGCTCCGCAACGTGCTGCTGCTGGTCGGCGGGCTTGCGTTGCTTGCCGTCACCAGCCCGAGGCTGACGTTGCTCGTGGCGCTCGGCGTTCCCCTCGTCGTCGTTCCGATCCTGGTGATCGGGCGGCGCGTTCGCCGGCTTTCGCGGGCAAGCCAGGATCGCGTGGCCGACGTCGGTGCCTATGTGGAGGAAAGCATCAACGCCGTTCGCACCGTGCAAGCTTTCGGTCACGAAGCGATCGACCGCGCGCGTTTCACGGGCCGCGTCGAGGACGCCTTTCGCGTCGGCATGCATCGGGTGCGCGTGCGGGCGTGGCTTACCGTCCTCGTCCTCGTTCTGGTTTTCGGCGCCATCGGCTGCATTCTCTGGGTTGGCGGCCGCGACGTGCTGGCCGGGGATTTAAGCGCGGGCGAACTCGCCGCGTTTGTTTTTTACGCCGTCGTCGTGGCGGGTTCGGTCGGTGCGATCAGCGAGGTGATCGGCGATCTTCAGCGCGCGGCGGGGGCGACGGAACGCCTGATGGACCTTTTGGCGCTGCGCCCGGATATCGAGGCACCTCTCAACCCCGTCTCTCTGCCGGTACCGCCGAAAGGGGCGGTCGCCTTCGAGCGCGTCACCTTCGCCTACCCGTCGCGGCCGGAGCGGCCGGCGCTTCGCGATTTCACGCTTGCGATCGCGCCGGGCGAGAAGCTGGCCCTGGTCGGCCCGTCAGGGGCCGGAAAATCGACCGTCTTTCAGCTCCTGCTTCGTTTTTACGATCCGCAAGAGGGGCGCATCGCCCTCGACGGCGTGGCGCTTAAGGACGCCGACCTCGCCGAAATACGCGCGCGTTTGGGGCTTGTTCCCCAGGATCCGGTCATCTTCTCGGCCAACGCCTGGGAGAACATCCGCTATGGCCGGCCGCAAGCGACGGACGCCGAGGTACGCCGCGCCGCGGAGGCGGCAAACGCGGCCGAATTCCTCGATCGGCTGGCGAAGGGCTTCGACACTTTCCTGGGCGAACGCGGCGTGCGTCTTTCCGGCGGGCAAAAACAACGCATCGCCATCGCCCGGGCTATCCTGCGCAACCCGGCCGTTCTTCTTCTGGACGAGGCCACGAGCGCCTTGGATTCGGAAAGCGAGTGGGTCGTCCAGGGGGCGCTGGAAACCCTGATGGCGGGACGGACGACGCTGGTGATCGCCCACCGCCTCTCGACGGTTTTGACGGCCGACCGGATCGTTGTCCTCAAGGATGGCGCAATCACCGCGATCGGCACCCACGCCGAGCTGCTGAAGACGTCCCCTCTCTATGCGCGGCTGGCCGAACTTCAGTTCGAGCCGGACCTCCTCCGATCGTCGTCCGAGGCGGCTTCCTGA
- a CDS encoding NAD(P)H-quinone oxidoreductase, whose product MTEPLPPTMTAIEVTAPGGPEKLAAVARALPVPGPNEVLIKVAAAGVNRPDIMQREGSYPPPAGASDILGLEVAGRVVALGPGVATPKLGEEVTALVTGGGYAEYCTAPAPLALPIPAGLGLVEAAAIPETFATVWTNVFDRAGLRPGETFLVHGGTSGIGTTAIQLAKAFGARVLTTAGSEAKCAFCEKLGADLAIAYRQTDFVQAVKAFTGGRGADVILDMVGGDYVQRNLDCLATEGRLVQIAFLKGAKVELNLLRLMLKRLTLAGSVLRSRTVEEKVVILKALRERVWPLFEAKRVRPIVDSTHPLREAAAAHRRMESGLHIGKIVLIP is encoded by the coding sequence ATGACCGAACCCCTTCCCCCGACGATGACCGCGATCGAAGTTACCGCGCCCGGCGGACCGGAGAAGCTCGCCGCTGTCGCGCGCGCGCTGCCCGTCCCCGGTCCGAACGAGGTTCTGATCAAGGTCGCGGCGGCCGGCGTGAACCGCCCGGACATCATGCAGCGCGAAGGGAGTTATCCGCCGCCGGCCGGGGCTTCGGACATTCTGGGGCTTGAGGTCGCCGGCCGCGTCGTCGCCTTGGGGCCGGGGGTGGCAACACCGAAACTCGGCGAAGAGGTAACCGCGCTGGTCACCGGCGGCGGCTACGCGGAATACTGCACGGCGCCGGCGCCGCTTGCCCTGCCCATCCCCGCCGGACTCGGGCTGGTCGAAGCCGCCGCCATCCCGGAAACCTTCGCGACGGTCTGGACGAACGTCTTCGACCGCGCCGGCCTTCGGCCGGGGGAGACTTTTCTCGTGCACGGCGGCACGAGTGGCATCGGAACGACCGCGATCCAGCTTGCCAAAGCCTTCGGCGCGCGGGTGCTGACGACGGCGGGAAGCGAAGCAAAATGCGCTTTTTGCGAAAAACTTGGCGCCGATCTTGCCATTGCCTACCGGCAGACGGATTTCGTCCAAGCCGTGAAGGCGTTCACCGGCGGCCGGGGCGCCGACGTCATTCTCGACATGGTCGGCGGCGACTACGTCCAGCGCAACCTGGATTGCCTGGCGACGGAAGGCCGCCTCGTTCAGATCGCCTTCCTGAAAGGGGCAAAGGTCGAGCTTAACCTTCTGCGCCTCATGCTGAAGCGGCTCACCCTTGCCGGTTCCGTGCTGCGCTCCCGCACGGTCGAGGAAAAAGTCGTCATCCTGAAAGCCCTTCGCGAACGGGTCTGGCCGCTTTTCGAGGCGAAACGGGTGCGCCCAATCGTCGATTCGACCCACCCCTTGCGCGAGGCGGCAGCGGCGCACCGGCGGATGGAAAGCGGCCTGCATATCGGAAAAATCGTGCTCATTCCCTGA
- a CDS encoding ATP-dependent 6-phosphofructokinase produces MRNVKRIAILTSGGDCSGLNAVLRAVVHRAIETYGWQVLGIRDGTAGFLRRPLDYEELTPRLVTGEVLRMGGTILGTTSKGNPFAFPMPDGGKKDRSDEIIEGYRALDLDALVVVGGDGSLKIFQKIAEKGGLNIVAIPKTIDNDIGFTESCVGYNTAVYVATEALDRLQPTAASHSRVMILEVMGRDAGHIALAAGIAGGADAILIPEIPYRLEKVAKKIANLREKGRNHALVIAAEGLRTENGEAVGVRDEAGNVRYGGIGHYLGEWLAELAGAETRVTVLGHTQRGGVPTPRDRLMASVFGVHAVDLIAKGKFGQMVAWQNRRVVAVPISEVLVRHHGVDPEGSLVATARGLGISLGD; encoded by the coding sequence GTGAGGAACGTCAAACGCATTGCCATCCTGACCAGCGGTGGGGACTGCTCCGGCCTGAACGCGGTGCTCCGCGCCGTCGTCCATCGGGCGATCGAAACCTATGGCTGGCAGGTTCTCGGCATTCGCGATGGAACGGCGGGATTTTTGCGCCGGCCGCTCGATTACGAGGAACTCACGCCCCGGCTCGTTACGGGCGAGGTGTTGCGTATGGGCGGCACGATCCTCGGCACCACCAGCAAGGGGAACCCCTTCGCCTTTCCGATGCCGGACGGCGGCAAGAAGGACCGTTCGGACGAGATTATCGAGGGCTACCGTGCGCTTGACCTCGACGCCCTTGTCGTCGTTGGTGGGGATGGCAGCCTGAAAATCTTCCAGAAAATCGCCGAGAAGGGCGGTTTGAATATCGTCGCGATTCCGAAGACAATCGACAACGACATCGGCTTCACCGAAAGCTGCGTCGGCTATAACACCGCCGTTTACGTGGCGACGGAAGCGCTGGATCGCTTGCAGCCGACGGCGGCCAGCCACAGCCGCGTCATGATTCTGGAAGTTATGGGGCGGGATGCCGGGCATATCGCCCTGGCCGCTGGGATCGCCGGCGGAGCCGACGCCATCCTGATCCCGGAGATTCCTTACCGGCTCGAAAAAGTTGCCAAAAAAATCGCGAACTTGCGGGAAAAGGGGCGCAACCACGCCCTCGTCATCGCGGCCGAAGGCCTGCGGACGGAAAACGGCGAAGCGGTCGGCGTGCGGGACGAAGCCGGCAACGTCCGCTACGGCGGGATCGGTCATTATCTGGGCGAGTGGCTTGCCGAGCTTGCGGGTGCCGAAACCCGTGTCACCGTGCTTGGCCATACGCAGCGCGGCGGCGTGCCAACGCCGCGCGACCGGTTGATGGCGTCCGTCTTCGGCGTCCACGCAGTTGACCTGATCGCCAAGGGGAAATTCGGGCAGATGGTGGCTTGGCAGAACCGACGCGTCGTCGCGGTCCCGATTTCGGAAGTACTGGTGCGCCACCATGGCGTGGATCCGGAAGGCAGCCTGGTGGCGACCGCCCGCGGTCTCGGAATTTCGCTTGGGGATTGA
- the rpmE gene encoding 50S ribosomal protein L31, which produces MKKNTHPDYHTITVALTDGSTFTTRSTWGKEGDTLKLDIDPLSHPAWTGVHRLMDSGGQLAKFKKRFKGLGLKSSS; this is translated from the coding sequence ATGAAGAAAAATACCCACCCCGATTACCACACCATCACCGTTGCCCTGACGGATGGCAGCACGTTCACGACCCGCTCGACCTGGGGCAAGGAAGGGGACACGCTGAAACTGGACATCGACCCGCTTTCGCACCCGGCGTGGACGGGCGTGCATCGCCTGATGGACAGCGGCGGCCAGCTTGCGAAGTTCAAGAAGCGCTTCAAGGGCCTTGGCCTTAAATCCTCCTCTTAA
- a CDS encoding YdcH family protein, with translation MTEVRNVQELKKKHADLEIKIEKENQRPLPDNTYIHKLKREKLRIKDKLLKLATG, from the coding sequence ATGACGGAAGTAAGGAACGTGCAGGAATTAAAAAAGAAACACGCCGATCTGGAAATCAAAATCGAAAAAGAAAACCAACGACCCCTTCCCGACAACACCTACATCCATAAATTGAAACGCGAAAAACTCCGCATCAAGGATAAACTCCTCAAGCTTGCCACCGGCTAG
- the efp gene encoding elongation factor P translates to MKISGNAVRPGMVIEHKSRLWRAVKIQHTQPGKGGAYLQVELKDIRDGTKLNERFRSSESVERVRLDQREYQYLYRDGENLTFMDTETFDQATVNESMVGDAVDFLQDGMVVTVEAYEGKPVGVTLPDTVVCTVTETEAVIKGQTAAASFKPALLDNGARISVPPHVVSNDRIVVSVYERAYVERAKG, encoded by the coding sequence ATGAAAATCAGTGGCAACGCCGTACGTCCCGGCATGGTGATCGAGCACAAAAGCAGGCTGTGGCGCGCCGTGAAAATCCAGCACACCCAGCCCGGCAAGGGCGGCGCCTACCTCCAGGTCGAATTGAAGGACATCCGGGACGGCACAAAGCTCAACGAACGCTTCCGTTCGAGCGAAAGCGTCGAACGCGTCCGCCTGGACCAGCGCGAATACCAGTATCTTTACCGGGACGGCGAAAACCTGACCTTCATGGATACGGAAACTTTCGATCAAGCCACGGTCAACGAAAGCATGGTCGGGGACGCGGTGGATTTTCTTCAGGACGGCATGGTGGTCACGGTCGAAGCTTACGAAGGCAAACCGGTCGGCGTCACGCTTCCCGACACCGTCGTTTGCACCGTCACCGAGACGGAAGCCGTCATCAAGGGGCAAACGGCCGCCGCCTCCTTCAAGCCTGCCCTGCTCGACAACGGGGCTCGCATTTCCGTGCCGCCGCATGTCGTTAGCAACGACAGGATCGTGGTCAGCGTTTACGAACGCGCTTACGTCGAACGCGCGAAAGGCTGA
- a CDS encoding GGDEF domain-containing protein, producing MKVEKTNPLRGVSGVASAGGKRATDRTADIALEGVQDVASVMGIPEAELTPKVRAALLDLMAEVDRLRHELAAFKERVGRLEHEADHDPLLSIANRRAFVRHLARMMSYAERYGSTGCILYFDLDGLKQINDSEGHAAGDVALRHVTQLILGNVRDSDILGRLGGDEFGVLLAQTGLKAGREKAAALAELIEASPFDWKGKPMSLSVSYGVHLFEGTEDIDRAIEAADREMYVQKHDRKAEGKTKTLKESDR from the coding sequence ATGAAGGTCGAAAAGACCAACCCGCTGCGTGGTGTGTCCGGGGTGGCGTCGGCTGGGGGGAAACGTGCGACGGACCGCACGGCCGACATCGCCCTTGAGGGCGTCCAGGACGTCGCCTCCGTCATGGGAATCCCGGAAGCGGAACTCACGCCGAAGGTGCGGGCGGCCCTTCTCGATCTGATGGCGGAAGTGGACCGGCTGCGCCACGAGCTTGCGGCTTTCAAGGAGCGCGTGGGAAGGCTTGAGCACGAGGCGGATCACGACCCGCTTCTTTCGATCGCCAACCGTCGCGCCTTCGTTCGGCATCTGGCGCGGATGATGTCCTATGCGGAACGCTATGGCTCGACCGGCTGCATCCTTTATTTCGATCTCGATGGGTTGAAGCAGATCAACGATTCGGAAGGCCACGCGGCGGGCGATGTGGCGCTTCGGCATGTAACCCAGCTTATCCTTGGCAACGTTCGCGATTCCGACATCCTGGGAAGGCTGGGAGGGGATGAATTCGGTGTCCTGCTTGCCCAAACCGGCCTCAAGGCGGGGCGGGAAAAAGCGGCCGCCCTGGCGGAGCTGATCGAGGCCAGCCCCTTCGATTGGAAGGGGAAACCGATGTCGCTTTCCGTTTCCTATGGTGTGCACCTCTTCGAGGGGACGGAGGATATTGACCGCGCGATCGAGGCGGCCGACCGGGAAATGTATGTGCAAAAGCACGACCGGAAGGCGGAGGGGAAGACGAAGACCCTCAAGGAGTCCGATCGCTGA